A portion of the Sphaerochaeta pleomorpha str. Grapes genome contains these proteins:
- a CDS encoding carcinine hydrolase/isopenicillin-N N-acyltransferase family protein, which produces MCDTMVKIDKGHSVFAKNSDRDPGEPQMIFYCTGSEGISSMSHPEHRNYYDTKQYCYLQDAANTLPSPYNALISRPSWMWGAEMGVNDQGVSIGNEAVFSTSGVDKKGLLGMDILRLALHNSANAQEAVSLIKHLITTYGQGGNASYSGHLCYHNSFLIHDGKKAFILETAKKRWALKEVASFASISNGYTIKKEYQDADEKTLQRHTNFTRRHASALHLLVTKANQRQHFSSSKLVHAGTSWTAMRDILIANRGTIGNMDHSMKSICLDAKPLVKTQTTASMIVEYAPSCCLIWLTGSPLPIYFPYLPCTLSSSSFSTHPFSNPAYCYAFAQERVALTKRIELATVQILEQIAALSRHLEQEFESLVRPPYEHGEKELLDEACLKCHELLVAHTARISALLPPL; this is translated from the coding sequence ATGTGCGACACAATGGTGAAAATAGACAAGGGTCACAGTGTCTTTGCAAAGAATTCTGACCGGGATCCCGGTGAACCTCAGATGATTTTTTATTGCACTGGCTCGGAGGGAATTTCTAGCATGTCCCATCCTGAACATAGGAATTACTATGATACAAAGCAATATTGCTATCTCCAAGATGCTGCGAATACACTCCCTTCCCCTTACAATGCACTGATAAGCAGGCCTTCTTGGATGTGGGGTGCCGAAATGGGGGTGAATGACCAAGGGGTTTCCATCGGGAACGAAGCGGTTTTCTCCACTTCAGGAGTAGACAAAAAGGGTCTGCTGGGCATGGATATCCTTCGCCTTGCTCTCCATAACAGTGCAAATGCGCAAGAAGCAGTTTCGCTCATCAAACATCTAATCACTACTTATGGGCAAGGCGGCAATGCAAGCTATAGCGGGCATCTTTGTTATCACAACTCTTTTTTGATACATGATGGGAAAAAAGCTTTCATCCTGGAAACCGCAAAAAAACGCTGGGCATTGAAAGAAGTTGCTTCTTTTGCATCTATCTCAAATGGGTATACTATCAAAAAAGAGTACCAGGACGCAGATGAAAAAACCCTGCAACGGCATACAAATTTTACTCGTCGCCATGCAAGTGCCTTGCATCTCCTTGTTACCAAAGCAAACCAACGCCAGCATTTTTCAAGCTCAAAACTGGTTCATGCAGGTACTTCTTGGACTGCAATGCGCGATATTCTCATTGCAAACAGGGGTACTATAGGGAACATGGACCATTCCATGAAATCTATCTGCCTTGATGCAAAACCTTTGGTTAAAACCCAGACTACGGCCTCCATGATTGTGGAATATGCACCATCGTGTTGTCTCATCTGGCTTACGGGAAGTCCTTTGCCTATCTATTTTCCCTATCTTCCCTGTACACTCTCATCTTCTTCCTTTTCAACGCATCCATTTTCAAACCCTGCCTATTGCTATGCATTCGCTCAAGAGCGTGTAGCATTGACCAAAAGGATCGAACTGGCAACAGTGCAAATTCTGGAGCAAATAGCTGCACTTTCCAGGCATTTGGAGCAGGAATTCGAATCCTTGGTTCGTCCACCCTATGAACATGGGGAAAAAGAGCTCCTCGATGAAGCCTGTTTGAAATGCCATGAGCTGCTTGTTGCCCATACAGCCAGGATCTCTGCTCTGCTTCCCCCATTATGA
- a CDS encoding YczE/YyaS/YitT family protein has translation MRRYSERLARLFFGLFLYGLGIVITMKANIGYAPWEVFHAGVGLALGQKIGIISIFVGFFFCGIALLLGEKLGIGTVFNMIFVGIVIDFLLSFENFYSAQNFLVGIVQLIIGLFVISIASFFYISSAFGAGPRDSLMVALARKTKLPVGVCRGAIELLAVFCGWLLGGKVGLGTVISALMIGFCIQVTFKVFRFDPTKLTHEDFHSTIGKAVSFLR, from the coding sequence ATGCGCAGATATAGCGAACGATTGGCACGGTTGTTCTTCGGGTTGTTTCTCTATGGACTGGGAATTGTCATTACTATGAAAGCTAATATTGGCTATGCGCCATGGGAGGTTTTTCATGCCGGGGTCGGGTTGGCACTTGGCCAGAAAATTGGGATTATTTCCATATTCGTTGGCTTCTTTTTCTGTGGTATAGCGCTCCTTCTAGGTGAAAAACTAGGCATCGGGACGGTTTTTAATATGATTTTCGTAGGTATTGTCATCGATTTTCTGCTTTCCTTTGAGAATTTTTATTCGGCACAGAATTTTTTAGTTGGCATCGTGCAACTGATAATCGGGTTGTTTGTCATTTCTATTGCTTCATTTTTCTATATTTCTTCAGCTTTTGGCGCAGGCCCACGCGATAGTCTGATGGTTGCCTTGGCACGGAAAACCAAACTGCCTGTGGGGGTGTGCAGGGGAGCTATCGAGTTGCTGGCCGTTTTTTGTGGCTGGCTTCTTGGTGGCAAGGTAGGGCTAGGTACTGTTATCTCAGCACTGATGATCGGTTTCTGCATACAAGTAACCTTCAAAGTTTTCAGGTTTGACCCTACGAAACTGACGCATGAGGATTTTCACTCTACAATAGGAAAGGCTGTTTCCTTTCTAAGATAG
- a CDS encoding ankyrin repeat domain-containing protein — protein sequence MSKKSARRITFSPDTEIEQVENALEAGLDVKMLGANEETVLMGAVKANVKSEIVLALIEAGADCFAIDEEGKTLLMFSAQYNVHLEVTATFLQKGISVQQKDDWGANALMYGAQSNGNIEVLSLLLEAGADVNDTDEGEKTALMYGAESNANPGVLSFLLAHGAIASLRDCEGKTAYDYAKKNLILSGTNELRLLQEAAGL from the coding sequence ATGAGTAAAAAGAGTGCGAGAAGAATTACGTTTTCCCCGGATACGGAAATTGAGCAGGTTGAAAATGCACTTGAGGCAGGGTTGGATGTAAAAATGCTCGGGGCAAACGAGGAAACCGTTCTCATGGGAGCGGTCAAAGCGAATGTCAAAAGCGAAATTGTCTTAGCCCTTATCGAAGCCGGGGCCGATTGTTTTGCCATTGATGAAGAGGGGAAAACCCTTCTGATGTTTTCTGCCCAGTATAATGTACATCTGGAGGTAACCGCTACGTTCCTGCAAAAGGGGATCAGTGTCCAGCAAAAGGATGACTGGGGAGCCAATGCTTTGATGTACGGTGCCCAATCGAATGGAAATATAGAGGTGTTGTCTCTCTTGTTGGAAGCCGGCGCAGATGTAAATGACACTGACGAAGGGGAAAAGACTGCCTTGATGTATGGGGCAGAGTCCAATGCAAATCCAGGAGTATTGTCTTTCTTGCTTGCCCATGGTGCGATTGCCTCCTTGCGTGATTGTGAGGGGAAAACAGCTTACGACTATGCAAAGAAGAACCTTATTCTGTCAGGAACGAACGAACTCAGGTTGTTACAGGAAGCTGCAGGTCTTTAG
- a CDS encoding sulfite exporter TauE/SafE family protein has product MDWLLVIAVFCAFFVKGLVGFANTLVFTSILSFGTSNLNISPLELLLNYPANFYISWKERAFISWKYCLPISLLVLLGILPGVFLLKMGKVEVIKIVFGFVVVFLGLDMFLQGRRETDTKPNRIFLAIVGLLSGLLCGLFGIGALLSAYIGRTTDSTKSFKGNLCVVFFIENTFRIIMYSVTGILTFSTLKLAILLYPVMFLSLFAGMKASDLFNEQTVKKTIYVMLILSGLSLVLTNVVTLFR; this is encoded by the coding sequence ATGGACTGGTTGCTAGTCATTGCGGTGTTTTGTGCTTTTTTTGTAAAAGGGTTGGTAGGTTTTGCAAATACGTTGGTCTTCACGAGCATCCTGAGTTTCGGTACCAGTAATTTGAACATTTCACCTTTGGAATTGCTTCTGAATTATCCGGCTAATTTTTATATTTCCTGGAAGGAACGCGCTTTCATTTCCTGGAAGTACTGTTTACCTATTTCCTTACTGGTCCTCTTGGGGATCCTCCCTGGGGTCTTTCTGTTGAAAATGGGCAAGGTCGAGGTTATCAAGATTGTGTTCGGGTTTGTTGTTGTTTTTTTGGGTCTTGATATGTTTCTTCAGGGGAGAAGGGAAACCGATACAAAACCGAATAGAATATTTTTGGCTATCGTAGGACTCCTTTCCGGCTTGCTCTGCGGTCTTTTTGGCATAGGGGCCCTGCTCTCTGCATATATTGGCCGAACTACTGATTCTACAAAATCTTTCAAAGGAAATCTCTGTGTGGTATTTTTCATTGAGAACACCTTCCGTATCATTATGTACTCTGTAACTGGAATCCTGACATTTTCAACATTGAAACTCGCAATCTTACTCTATCCTGTTATGTTTCTCTCTTTGTTCGCAGGGATGAAGGCAAGCGACCTGTTCAATGAGCAAACCGTGAAGAAAACAATATATGTGATGCTCATTCTCTCAGGATTGTCGTTGGTGCTTACCAATGTGGTAACGCTGTTTCGATAA
- a CDS encoding radical SAM/SPASM domain-containing protein, producing MNLPEYLNNSINLIIREALHASLSNAKETRFLVRSALAQKRAAKKRIQADLGGKPIPPFLIASIATSCNLHCKGCYARVNQVCSDSGKLMELSAERWGELFKEAEELGVSFILLAGGEPLTRSEVLTQAAKVKNIVFPVFTNGTMLSGKMLDLFDLHRNLVPVVSLEGERGLTDERRGEGIYTILSQAMKEMEKRGVFFGVSITVTKRNLDLVASDSFIGDLWEKGCRLVFFIEYVPVDGVTDLAPEEAERQILTLRQKILRTCYPGMILLSFPGDEKHMGGCLASGRGFFHINPYGGAEPCPFSPYSDTSLKVGSIQQALNSPFFKSIRERGLESLDHEGGCVLFEKRSEIESILKAIQG from the coding sequence ATGAATCTGCCAGAATATCTCAATAATTCAATTAATTTGATTATTCGTGAAGCCCTGCATGCTTCGTTGTCCAATGCAAAGGAAACCCGGTTTCTTGTACGTTCTGCATTAGCGCAGAAGCGAGCTGCAAAGAAACGGATCCAAGCAGACCTTGGGGGAAAACCAATCCCCCCGTTCTTGATCGCGAGCATAGCAACAAGCTGCAATCTCCATTGTAAAGGTTGTTATGCCCGCGTTAATCAAGTCTGTTCAGACAGTGGAAAGCTCATGGAATTAAGTGCCGAACGATGGGGAGAGCTCTTCAAAGAAGCTGAGGAGCTCGGGGTATCCTTTATCTTGCTAGCCGGTGGAGAACCCCTTACGAGGTCCGAGGTACTGACGCAGGCCGCAAAGGTAAAAAATATAGTTTTCCCGGTGTTTACCAACGGTACGATGCTTTCTGGCAAGATGCTCGATTTGTTTGATCTCCATCGGAATCTTGTTCCGGTGGTCAGCCTTGAAGGGGAGCGTGGATTGACTGATGAAAGAAGAGGTGAGGGCATCTACACTATATTGTCCCAGGCTATGAAGGAAATGGAAAAGCGAGGTGTCTTTTTTGGTGTCTCGATAACGGTTACAAAGCGAAACCTCGATTTAGTAGCTTCGGATAGTTTTATCGGCGATCTTTGGGAAAAGGGCTGCCGGCTGGTATTTTTTATAGAATATGTTCCTGTCGATGGAGTCACTGACCTTGCCCCAGAAGAGGCGGAACGTCAGATTCTTACCCTTCGGCAGAAGATTCTGAGAACGTGTTATCCTGGAATGATTCTCCTCTCGTTTCCCGGGGATGAGAAACATATGGGAGGTTGTCTGGCCTCTGGCCGGGGTTTTTTCCATATCAACCCGTACGGAGGGGCGGAGCCTTGTCCGTTTTCTCCTTATTCCGATACCAGTCTCAAGGTTGGAAGCATACAACAGGCCCTGAATTCACCGTTTTTCAAAAGTATCCGGGAACGTGGTTTGGAGTCACTGGACCATGAGGGTGGCTGTGTGTTGTTTGAAAAGAGATCCGAGATAGAAAGTATCTTGAAAGCAATACAAGGGTAG
- a CDS encoding FMN-binding protein, which produces MIKKLQVLVGILLLLSLGSSCALFTLTRGLEEALAVEVNDVDLSVVEDNVYKGSYDFERWANTLSVTVADHRITTIAIIKDVKYAKQEVSDAIFSKVIEAQSLQVDAISGSTVTSKAYLKSIENALSD; this is translated from the coding sequence ATGATAAAAAAATTACAGGTATTGGTTGGTATCCTGCTCTTGCTTTCCTTGGGGAGCTCCTGTGCGCTTTTTACCCTGACAAGGGGACTTGAGGAGGCTCTTGCAGTAGAGGTCAATGATGTAGATCTTTCTGTAGTGGAAGATAATGTGTACAAGGGGAGCTATGATTTCGAACGCTGGGCGAATACCTTGTCGGTTACCGTGGCAGATCATAGGATTACAACCATTGCCATTATCAAGGATGTCAAATATGCAAAGCAAGAAGTCTCTGATGCTATATTTTCAAAGGTTATCGAAGCACAAAGCCTCCAAGTCGATGCTATTAGTGGTTCTACGGTAACGTCCAAAGCGTATTTGAAATCGATAGAGAATGCATTGAGCGATTAG
- a CDS encoding carboxypeptidase-like regulatory domain-containing protein, translating to MKRIIRILVCTLLLASLLASCEMAVNLQESNGRVTGIVQDSTNTTGVEGVLVSVSGLDITTTTDATGYFTISLPSGTHILHFTKIGFTFTEVSVTIASGNTVDIGSDGEDVVAYTPLSAGQIRIVLTWGENPADLDSHLYIPGIDQEIYYADKVATDDSANLDWDDTTSYGPETITITTQLSGTYYYSIYHFSGYGNLGTSSAVVKVYDDTGLIRTFTAATATGDGTKIWWRVFSLDGSVMTAQNSFSDTGW from the coding sequence ATGAAACGGATTATTCGTATTCTGGTTTGCACTCTTTTATTGGCATCCTTGCTTGCTTCCTGTGAAATGGCCGTGAATCTTCAAGAATCAAATGGTAGGGTGACCGGGATTGTCCAAGATTCTACCAATACCACAGGGGTAGAAGGGGTCTTGGTCTCGGTTTCAGGTTTGGATATAACTACGACTACAGACGCTACTGGGTATTTTACCATTTCATTGCCTTCTGGAACGCATATACTGCATTTTACAAAAATCGGTTTTACGTTTACTGAGGTTTCCGTCACGATAGCGTCCGGAAATACAGTTGATATCGGCTCTGATGGCGAGGATGTGGTTGCCTATACACCCCTTTCAGCTGGACAAATCAGAATTGTTCTGACCTGGGGCGAAAACCCTGCAGACCTTGATTCCCATCTGTATATCCCTGGAATTGATCAAGAAATATATTATGCGGACAAAGTTGCCACCGATGATTCTGCTAACCTGGATTGGGATGACACCACAAGCTATGGCCCGGAAACAATAACCATTACTACCCAGTTGTCAGGTACCTATTATTATTCCATATATCATTTCTCAGGATATGGAAATCTGGGGACTTCCTCAGCAGTGGTGAAGGTATATGATGATACTGGTCTGATAAGAACCTTTACTGCAGCAACGGCAACTGGCGATGGGACAAAGATTTGGTGGAGGGTTTTTTCCTTGGATGGTTCAGTGATGACAGCACAAAACAGCTTCAGTGATACCGGTTGGTAG
- a CDS encoding HNH endonuclease, which translates to MGRNPDWTEEETILALYLYYKLPSAKHDSSNSEVIELAHQLHRSPNAVSLKLGNLKANDSSSSGKGLKNCSHWDRELPPLYLGDPYALFARRDAILVSKYGQKAEQSETSYFLPAVEEEQIFEDVDFSEENKTAIKHIRLKQYAFRQALLLGYRGRCCLSGIGTSDLLIASHIIPWSEDTMHRGDPRNGLLLNALLDKAFDNGYFTIIPDSYEVRISNRIEDEASRQYLQKYAGKAILLPGNRERWPKKDFLAFHNEVVFERFKGQGPTYT; encoded by the coding sequence ATGGGTAGGAATCCTGACTGGACGGAAGAAGAGACGATACTTGCACTGTATCTGTATTATAAACTACCTTCTGCAAAACATGATTCCTCAAATAGTGAAGTTATTGAATTGGCACACCAGTTACATCGGAGTCCTAATGCGGTTTCTTTGAAACTGGGTAACCTGAAGGCAAATGATTCTTCTTCAAGCGGGAAAGGTCTGAAAAACTGCAGTCACTGGGACAGGGAGTTGCCTCCTTTGTATCTTGGAGATCCCTATGCATTATTTGCCCGACGTGATGCCATCCTTGTAAGCAAGTACGGTCAAAAGGCAGAACAAAGCGAAACCTCCTATTTTTTACCTGCTGTTGAAGAAGAACAGATATTCGAAGATGTCGATTTCAGCGAAGAAAACAAAACGGCTATAAAACATATTCGTCTGAAGCAATATGCCTTTCGGCAGGCCTTGCTTCTTGGCTATAGGGGGCGTTGCTGTCTTTCCGGGATAGGGACATCGGATTTGTTGATTGCAAGCCATATCATTCCATGGAGTGAGGATACAATGCATCGTGGAGATCCTCGAAACGGTCTGTTACTGAATGCGTTGTTGGATAAAGCGTTTGACAATGGGTATTTTACGATCATCCCGGACTCCTATGAAGTACGTATCTCCAATAGGATTGAAGATGAAGCTTCAAGGCAATACCTGCAGAAATATGCCGGTAAGGCAATTCTGTTGCCTGGTAATCGGGAGCGATGGCCAAAGAAGGATTTTCTCGCATTTCATAACGAGGTTGTTTTTGAGAGATTCAAAGGGCAAGGGCCAACATATACCTGA
- a CDS encoding MazG-like family protein yields MESIQQRIKNVREENHLSLAAFAKSLELPESVYSQIEMGLLIPSYSLMMTISSIYAVSVQWLYDGINKELPDGNTGLSPALIGKILKFRDDRDWKQFHNPKDLAISISLEAAELLECFQWSSSDTQVVEKKQAMREELADVLIYCVMMADALHADITSLVLEKLHKNGTKYKVEQAYGNSKKYSELEQ; encoded by the coding sequence ATGGAATCGATACAACAGAGAATAAAGAATGTACGAGAAGAAAATCATCTTTCGCTTGCAGCATTTGCCAAAAGTCTAGAACTGCCGGAATCAGTATACAGTCAGATAGAAATGGGTTTGCTCATACCTTCCTATTCCTTGATGATGACTATAAGCAGTATCTATGCTGTTTCTGTGCAATGGTTGTATGATGGTATCAACAAAGAACTGCCCGATGGTAATACTGGTCTTAGCCCCGCTTTGATTGGTAAAATACTGAAATTCCGTGACGATAGGGATTGGAAACAGTTCCATAATCCCAAGGACCTTGCAATCTCCATCAGCCTTGAGGCTGCAGAGTTGCTTGAATGCTTTCAATGGTCTTCCTCTGATACTCAGGTAGTTGAAAAAAAGCAGGCAATGCGGGAAGAATTGGCAGATGTCCTTATCTATTGTGTCATGATGGCCGATGCCCTGCATGCTGATATCACATCCTTGGTACTGGAAAAATTGCATAAGAATGGTACTAAATACAAGGTTGAGCAAGCGTACGGAAATTCCAAGAAATATTCGGAATTGGAGCAGTAA
- a CDS encoding MFS transporter has protein sequence MNNGLLLSLFHFLNDGYLATLPLFLPFIQKDIGLSMYAVGLLGSILNASGIVLALPSVYVAKRFGMMKVLLACLLFYGGSFFIVASSNGLMLLLLAFIFAGIGFGVFHPVAFSSIVKEHSKTTGLGRKMGSFMAIGDLGRVGISSAVTFIIVFIGWKKTAVIFGCIPFLLFAVFYTSINHRNKEAVAVKKDSKTPYSLQYFKNKEFLKACSCSVIDALASSSLFLFLPFLFAGNGIPASFIGLFTSVFFIGNLLGKSLLGRVVDSFGQKRTFIICELAMALFLIALTLAKSIPFVLLFAFILGGLTKGTAPITSTMLANSVCESEGYEKAFGIHSFVVSIAATIAPLLLGTISSFYGISFVFIACAFFAILATIPAAFIKRH, from the coding sequence ATGAACAATGGTTTGTTACTCTCTTTATTCCATTTTCTCAATGATGGGTACCTTGCAACATTGCCGTTGTTTTTACCCTTTATCCAGAAAGATATAGGGCTCTCGATGTATGCTGTCGGTTTATTGGGCTCTATACTCAACGCTTCAGGTATTGTTCTGGCACTTCCTTCTGTTTATGTAGCAAAACGATTTGGAATGATGAAGGTATTGTTGGCCTGTTTGTTATTCTACGGGGGCAGTTTCTTTATCGTTGCAAGTTCCAATGGCCTTATGCTTTTACTCCTGGCTTTCATTTTTGCAGGTATTGGTTTTGGGGTTTTTCATCCTGTTGCTTTCTCATCCATTGTCAAAGAACATTCCAAAACCACCGGATTAGGAAGAAAAATGGGATCTTTCATGGCTATCGGTGACCTTGGCCGGGTAGGTATCTCTTCTGCTGTTACGTTTATCATCGTATTCATCGGTTGGAAAAAGACAGCAGTTATCTTTGGTTGTATCCCCTTTCTCCTGTTTGCAGTCTTTTATACCAGTATCAATCACAGAAACAAGGAAGCAGTTGCTGTAAAAAAGGACAGTAAGACTCCGTATTCCCTACAATACTTCAAGAATAAAGAATTCTTGAAAGCTTGCAGTTGTAGTGTAATCGATGCTCTGGCCAGTTCTTCTTTGTTTTTATTCCTTCCGTTCCTTTTTGCTGGAAATGGTATTCCGGCTTCTTTCATTGGATTGTTTACCAGTGTATTTTTTATCGGTAACCTCCTAGGTAAATCACTTTTGGGGCGTGTTGTTGATTCATTTGGACAGAAAAGGACCTTCATAATCTGTGAATTGGCCATGGCTTTGTTCTTGATTGCCTTGACGTTGGCAAAATCCATTCCTTTTGTTCTCTTGTTTGCCTTTATTCTCGGTGGATTGACCAAAGGTACTGCCCCCATCACGAGCACTATGCTTGCCAATTCAGTTTGCGAGAGTGAAGGATATGAAAAGGCCTTTGGGATACATTCCTTTGTAGTCAGTATTGCTGCTACGATTGCCCCCTTATTGCTGGGCACCATCTCTTCATTCTATGGTATTTCTTTTGTGTTTATTGCCTGTGCTTTCTTTGCCATTCTTGCAACCATACCTGCAGCGTTTATCAAGAGACATTGA
- a CDS encoding HD domain-containing protein, translating to MKNYPLYSETTLFLFLLASLSCLHIGIFLLGPFSSIARPHRREFFNLTGDILSHTEFNKLKGYFHHSNHIYDHVVRVAYISYSIARVLGLDYKAAARGGLLHDFFLYDWRERKANDISKSLHGKEHPYIALENAQKYFEVSDLEADIIVKHMFPKTRPIPRYKESFVVSISDKIAAIHEYLSHNRGRKA from the coding sequence GTGAAGAATTATCCACTTTATTCTGAAACAACCCTTTTCTTGTTCTTGCTGGCTTCGCTATCTTGCCTTCATATTGGCATATTTCTGCTTGGCCCTTTTTCTTCTATTGCGCGGCCGCACCGCAGAGAGTTTTTCAATCTCACCGGCGATATTCTCTCCCATACGGAATTTAACAAACTCAAGGGGTATTTCCATCATTCCAACCATATCTACGACCATGTAGTTCGCGTCGCCTATATCTCCTACTCTATTGCAAGGGTTCTCGGCTTGGATTATAAAGCTGCTGCCAGAGGTGGTCTTCTGCATGATTTCTTTTTATATGACTGGAGAGAACGGAAAGCAAACGACATCAGTAAATCCCTGCACGGCAAAGAACACCCTTATATTGCCTTGGAAAATGCCCAAAAATACTTCGAGGTAAGTGATCTGGAGGCTGACATCATCGTGAAGCATATGTTCCCCAAGACGAGGCCTATCCCCCGGTACAAGGAGAGCTTTGTGGTGTCCATCAGTGACAAGATTGCAGCGATCCATGAATACCTTTCCCATAATAGGGGACGCAAGGCCTGA